The sequence TGTTCTCGGTGCTGGTCGTGCTGTCGATCATCTGGGACTTCAAGGTCTTCACCCAGCTCTACCTGCTGGCGGGCGGCACCACGAACCGGGACGCGTTCAACCTGTCGCTGTGGAGCTACGCCGAGGCGTTCGGCGGCAGCGCGCCGAAGCTGGGGCTCGGCGCCGCCATCGCGGTCGTGCTGACCGTGATCCTGCTGCTGATCACCCTCGTCTACGTCCGGCAGATCGTGAAGACGGAGGACGACATCCGATGAACCCGCTCGCACGCAGGAGAATCGGGCGGATCGCGCTGAACGCGGCCGGGGTCGCGGTGTTCCTCTTCGCGGTCTTCCCCGTCTACTGGATGGTCGCCACGGCCTTCAAGCCGAACGACCAGATCTTCACCACGAGCTTCATCCCGTTCCCCAGCCCGGCGTCGATGGACCACGTGCAGCGGGTCTTCACCAAGGGCGTGGGCGAGCTCCCCATCTGGCAGTACCTGCTCAACAGCGCGGTCGTGGCGCTCAGCGCCGTCGTGCTCGGCGCGGTCTTCGCGCTGCTGGCGGCGACCGCGGTGGCGCGGTTCCGCTTCCGCTTCCGCACCTCGTTCCTGATCCTGCTGCTGATCGTGCAGATGGTGCCGGCCGAGGCGCTGCTGATCCCGCTGTTCACCATGGTCAAGCGGATCGGCCTGTACGACCAGCTGCTCGGCCTGATCGTCATCAACGTCGGCCTGACGCTGCCGTTCTCCGTCTGGATGCTGCGGACGTTCGTCGCGGCCGTGCCCAAGGAGCTGGAGGAGGCGTCCTGGATCGACGGCGCCGGCCGGTTCACCACCTTCTGGCGGGTGCTGTTCCCGCTGGTCGCGCCGGGCCTGGTGGCGACGAGCATCTTCGCCTTCATCACCACCTGGAACGAGTTCGTGTTCGCCCTGACCCTGATCAACGACCAGGGCAAGTACACGATGCCGGTCGCCCTGAAGTTCTTCGTCGGCCAGCGGTCGACCGACTGGGGCGGCATCATGGCCGCCTCGACCCTGATGACCATCCCGGTCCTCGTCTTCTTCCTGCTGGTCCAGCGGCGGATGGTCTCCGGCCTCGTCGCGGGCGCGGTCAAGGGATAACCCCGCCGCCGCCGGCATCTCCCCTCGTACGGCCGCCTGTACGACCACCGCGCACGGTGGCCGTACAGGCCGTGCCCGCGCGCCCTCACCCTCACCGTCACCTAAGGAGCCGAGACACCATGTCCGCCACCCGCGACCCCCTGATGGGGGCCGCCGACCTGTCCACGCGTACCGGCGACCCGGGCCTGCACCGGCTCGCGGCGGGCGCACTGCTGATCTCGTTCCGGGGCACGACCGTGCCGGACTGGGTCATGCGCGGCCTGGAGGACGGCCTGGGCGGCGTCTGCCTCTTCGGATCCAACGTCGCCGGCGGCGAGCAGGTCGCCGCGCTCGTCGCCCGCCTGAACCAGGCGGGACGCCCGATCGTCTCCCTGGACGAGGAGGGCGGCGACGTCACCCGGCTGGCCTACCACACCGGGAGCGCCTACCCGGGCAACGCGGCGCTCGGCGCCGTCGACGACGTGAACCTGACCGAGCGGGTCTACCGCGCGATGGCCGCCGACCTCGTGCGCTGCGGGGTGAACCTCGACATGGGCCCGGTGGCCGACGTCAACACCGCCGACGACAACCCGATCATCGGCACCCGGGCGTTCGGCTCGTCCCCCGGCCTCGTGGCACGGCACACGGTCGCCGCCGTACGCGGCCTGCAGTCGGCGGGCATCGCCGCCTGCGTCAAGCACTTCCCCGGCCACGGCGCCACGCATCAGGACTCCCACCTGGAGATCCCGATCGTGGACGCCTCGCTCGACCTGCTCGGGGAGCGTGAGCTCGTCCCCTTCCGCGCGGCGATCGAGGCCGGCGCGAAGTCGATCATGACGGCGCACGTGGCGGTCCCCGCGCTGACCGGGGACCGGCCCGCCACCCTGAGCGGGGAGGCGCTCACCCGGCTGCTGCGCGGCGAGCTGGGCTACGACGGCGTCGTGCTGACCGACGCCCTCGACATGCACGCGATCAGCCGGAGCGTGGGGCTCGCGGAGGGCGCGGTGCTGGCCCTGGCCGCGGGCGCCGACATGCTGTGCCTCGGGCCGCTGCCCACCCCCGAGGACGTGCGG is a genomic window of Microbispora sp. ZYX-F-249 containing:
- a CDS encoding glycoside hydrolase family 3 protein, which translates into the protein MSATRDPLMGAADLSTRTGDPGLHRLAAGALLISFRGTTVPDWVMRGLEDGLGGVCLFGSNVAGGEQVAALVARLNQAGRPIVSLDEEGGDVTRLAYHTGSAYPGNAALGAVDDVNLTERVYRAMAADLVRCGVNLDMGPVADVNTADDNPIIGTRAFGSSPGLVARHTVAAVRGLQSAGIAACVKHFPGHGATHQDSHLEIPIVDASLDLLGERELVPFRAAIEAGAKSIMTAHVAVPALTGDRPATLSGEALTRLLRGELGYDGVVLTDALDMHAISRSVGLAEGAVLALAAGADMLCLGPLPTPEDVRHMVAHIVDAVAEGRLAAERLEEAAARVERLRDWFETARTQVAQDDVAGLDAARRAVSLTGSAGPLVDPFVVEVDTPPTIAVGEVPWGVAPWLPQAEIVRVTPEEADAGALLVRARDRSLIVIVKDAHRHPASRDLVSVLLAARPDAVVMEMGLPIWRPAAGAYIATYGAARANAQAAVELLTGGPLAVG
- a CDS encoding carbohydrate ABC transporter permease, which encodes MNPLARRRIGRIALNAAGVAVFLFAVFPVYWMVATAFKPNDQIFTTSFIPFPSPASMDHVQRVFTKGVGELPIWQYLLNSAVVALSAVVLGAVFALLAATAVARFRFRFRTSFLILLLIVQMVPAEALLIPLFTMVKRIGLYDQLLGLIVINVGLTLPFSVWMLRTFVAAVPKELEEASWIDGAGRFTTFWRVLFPLVAPGLVATSIFAFITTWNEFVFALTLINDQGKYTMPVALKFFVGQRSTDWGGIMAASTLMTIPVLVFFLLVQRRMVSGLVAGAVKG